A genomic region of Bacteroidales bacterium contains the following coding sequences:
- a CDS encoding helix-turn-helix transcriptional regulator, with protein sequence MEQTQELAQTIRMHRKAAKLSRVQLADLSGVGKTVIYDVEKGKESVRLVTLLKILKVLNIKIILKSPLMDNLQNAENEKS encoded by the coding sequence ATGGAACAGACACAAGAACTTGCACAAACCATAAGGATGCACAGGAAAGCTGCCAAATTAAGCCGGGTGCAGTTAGCAGATCTTTCAGGTGTAGGAAAAACGGTGATCTATGATGTGGAGAAGGGGAAAGAATCTGTCCGGCTTGTTACCCTTTTGAAGATTTTGAAAGTGTTGAACATAAAGATAATTCTGAAAAGTCCCCTGATGGACAATTTACAAAATGCTGAAAATGAGAAGAGCTAA
- a CDS encoding T9SS type A sorting domain-containing protein, whose protein sequence is MKSAALALLIFFPVLLFCQPSEYSWRYYRPGNTGLQGDQATALWIDGNGDPYIAANTGNWGEGGFTKFDHTANKWVNYSNVDYPVLGSFDNGDVQILDIVEDFNKNLWMGNFTGAIKFDPQVGVSSIESYGTSNSVLMGYTTDIDVAPDSTVWFSSGGLVRYKPSSGEWTYWPGANLRIAVQPKPDGSYLVWSADIYYGQVFVYNSTTNQTTDYLPSAIGDVAGLPGKDCVDDVGNFWAVRMRSNGDWETLEYQRPDGVWVYPTPPYENVSFYIDSFKAFGNGKAVLVLTNGESWMFDGTSWENFGTWRQGDFNLSIDADNQGNVWVCGVGGAARRDAETGSWQRYRITNTSQIDYFVEDLSIDNEGNVWFTGNAGTGVGGFQKFDGEKWTGFNDFTYGLGYPFPYQADNTQAIYSRPSNDDVVFNPTFHGIHAWDGNNYIALEDLMTDSKGFVEDSQGRLWSLGEYYNVRYYDESVPEWITVPIIGWGRKIITDPILPGTIWAMTDNEILRTDGITSFTRAIEDFPGSAAWFTGLAIEDNGIVWVGTWSQFTSTGSTLIRLDPNTGVYQTWSYDEGWPFPGEHVRPLTITPDGRLWMLYDSEYPSNESGLLWYDGENVEIFPSSPGGLPQWGGLPNSNIKDLEVKEITGGYELWMSCLGRGIAVLTVKDGTTSIRNEKEIPAGFRLSQNYPNPFKPTTTISFSNSAQAFVSIKVFDIVGNEVASLLEEAKPAGEYQVTFDASGLAGGIYFYTLSVADLQSKTGLSTSFSETRKMILLK, encoded by the coding sequence CCGGAAACTGGGGCGAGGGTGGCTTTACAAAGTTCGATCATACCGCAAACAAATGGGTAAACTATTCAAATGTTGATTACCCGGTTTTAGGGTCATTCGACAATGGCGATGTTCAAATACTGGACATCGTCGAAGATTTTAATAAAAACCTATGGATGGGAAATTTTACCGGGGCAATTAAATTCGATCCACAGGTTGGTGTTTCATCGATCGAAAGTTATGGAACATCAAATTCTGTCTTGATGGGTTATACTACTGACATTGATGTAGCGCCTGACAGCACCGTTTGGTTTTCAAGTGGCGGGCTTGTTCGGTACAAACCTTCAAGCGGCGAATGGACTTACTGGCCGGGAGCCAATTTAAGGATTGCGGTGCAGCCTAAACCAGACGGCAGTTATCTGGTGTGGTCGGCAGATATTTATTACGGGCAGGTTTTCGTTTATAACAGCACAACAAACCAAACAACCGACTATTTGCCTTCAGCTATTGGAGATGTGGCCGGATTACCCGGAAAAGACTGTGTTGACGATGTGGGAAACTTCTGGGCAGTTCGAATGCGATCCAATGGTGACTGGGAAACCCTCGAATACCAGCGACCTGATGGCGTGTGGGTTTATCCTACGCCTCCTTACGAAAATGTTAGTTTTTACATTGATTCGTTCAAGGCTTTTGGAAATGGGAAAGCTGTTTTAGTGCTCACAAACGGAGAATCCTGGATGTTTGACGGCACTTCCTGGGAAAACTTTGGAACCTGGCGGCAGGGTGATTTTAATCTTTCGATTGATGCGGATAATCAGGGAAATGTATGGGTTTGTGGAGTTGGAGGTGCAGCAAGACGCGATGCTGAAACCGGAAGCTGGCAACGTTACCGGATAACAAACACATCACAGATTGATTATTTTGTTGAAGACCTTTCTATTGATAATGAAGGAAATGTATGGTTTACCGGAAATGCCGGAACTGGTGTCGGTGGTTTTCAGAAATTTGATGGTGAAAAATGGACGGGTTTTAACGATTTTACTTATGGTTTGGGCTATCCTTTTCCTTACCAGGCAGATAATACCCAAGCCATTTACAGCAGGCCATCAAATGACGATGTGGTGTTCAATCCGACTTTTCATGGAATACATGCCTGGGACGGCAATAATTACATAGCCCTGGAAGATTTGATGACAGACTCCAAAGGCTTTGTCGAAGACTCGCAAGGCAGATTGTGGAGCCTTGGCGAGTATTATAATGTAAGATATTATGATGAAAGTGTGCCTGAATGGATTACTGTTCCTATCATTGGTTGGGGGCGTAAAATAATAACTGATCCAATTTTGCCGGGAACAATATGGGCAATGACAGATAATGAGATTTTGCGTACTGATGGAATTACTTCATTCACGCGTGCCATAGAGGATTTTCCTGGTTCTGCTGCCTGGTTTACCGGATTAGCCATCGAAGATAATGGCATTGTATGGGTTGGAACCTGGTCGCAATTCACAAGCACCGGCAGCACTTTGATCCGTCTTGACCCAAATACTGGTGTATATCAAACCTGGTCGTACGATGAGGGCTGGCCATTTCCCGGTGAGCATGTACGTCCTTTAACAATCACGCCCGACGGACGCCTTTGGATGCTATATGATTCCGAGTACCCATCAAATGAATCAGGCTTATTATGGTATGATGGAGAAAATGTTGAAATTTTTCCGTCTTCGCCTGGTGGATTACCACAATGGGGCGGTTTGCCTAACAGCAACATCAAAGACCTTGAAGTAAAGGAAATAACCGGAGGTTACGAATTATGGATGAGCTGCCTGGGGAGAGGAATTGCCGTTTTAACAGTTAAAGACGGAACTACGAGCATTCGTAATGAAAAAGAAATACCAGCAGGTTTCAGGCTTTCACAGAACTATCCAAATCCATTCAAACCAACAACAACAATTTCTTTTTCAAATTCTGCGCAAGCATTCGTCTCGATTAAGGTATTTGATATTGTTGGTAATGAAGTTGCTTCTTTGCTTGAAGAAGCAAAACCTGCCGGGGAATATCAAGTCACTTTTGATGCATCCGGGCTTGCAGGTGGAATTTATTTTTACACATTGTCTGTCGCAGATTTGCAAAGCAAAACCGGACTTTCTACTTCATTTTCTGAAACCAGAAAAATGATTTTATTGAAGTAA
- a CDS encoding T9SS type A sorting domain-containing protein gives MKQHFLSMAIFLSMCSGTLMSQQYSWRYYNTGNTGIQGDYVEAIWIDHDGNPYIAGYTPGWEEGGFAKYVQTENRWINYSNIDYPVIGDINDVGASRISDIVEDANGVLWMAHWRGLLKFDPSIGPDSFEFWGAGNSVHPGGRSREIAMAPDGSLWIAVVSVTWGNGGLVNYNPSTNQWRYWGYGSTSNNWPGTISNCDNVSIQEKPGGGYTVWVSASGGVIAFDSNAQLFTLFTFDYNPGELVKSPGHNCVDDQNNLWMIRFNSIAPFYFLDYQTQNGQWQTPVQPPVSSVLNEIWAFKAYGNQNALLVDGNSEVWHFNGVSWTSKGAWKDGAYTYAVDLDDNGNIWTTGIGGAAKRDVLTGQWQRYRITNSSQIDYWVEDISIDAEGNVWMTGNGGPGVGGFQKFDGTRWIGYNELNYGLGFPFPFPTDNTEVIYSRPSNGHIVVNPMFNYLHAWNGTNYTSLNYPNDRSEGVVEDSQGRLWSIGEYYNLKYLSGNSWIDVPFLGWGANIGVDPTRPGTIWACSGYQALRTDGTYSFSKVVDDFSELNPQSDFLNTVVPLPDGYAWVGTNQGLAKVNANNGAYQFYSPSNSQIPGESITPLVVTPDGRLWFANFGSTTTSTYGLCWYDGTNFGIIPQTQTGGLPHAQIYDIEVKLVDDGYELWISCASRGIAVLYVVTTTVGVELAIAAVEPELFIENYPNPFTDFTSVNFSIAEPGLVHLAIYDINGKIIRDFGSQRYEAGASAVVWDGIDSRGLKVKPGVYVCRMTMGYKTKSIRIIAN, from the coding sequence ATGAAACAACATTTTCTGTCAATGGCGATCTTTTTGAGCATGTGCTCAGGAACCCTGATGTCGCAGCAATATTCCTGGCGCTATTACAATACCGGCAACACGGGCATACAAGGCGATTATGTGGAAGCCATTTGGATCGATCATGATGGTAATCCATACATTGCAGGCTACACTCCCGGGTGGGAGGAAGGTGGTTTTGCTAAGTACGTGCAAACTGAAAACCGATGGATTAACTACTCGAATATTGATTATCCTGTTATAGGGGACATTAATGATGTGGGGGCTTCACGCATCAGCGATATTGTTGAAGATGCCAATGGGGTGCTTTGGATGGCGCACTGGCGGGGATTGTTAAAATTTGATCCTTCCATTGGACCAGACTCTTTTGAATTTTGGGGCGCCGGCAATTCTGTTCATCCGGGTGGCCGCAGCCGTGAAATTGCCATGGCTCCTGATGGGTCGTTGTGGATTGCCGTTGTTTCGGTAACATGGGGAAATGGAGGACTCGTCAATTACAATCCTTCTACTAACCAGTGGCGATATTGGGGTTACGGCAGCACTTCAAATAACTGGCCAGGTACTATTTCGAATTGCGATAATGTTTCGATACAGGAAAAGCCAGGCGGCGGATATACTGTCTGGGTTTCTGCTTCCGGCGGAGTAATTGCTTTTGATAGTAATGCCCAGCTATTTACGCTGTTTACTTTCGATTATAATCCGGGCGAGCTTGTTAAATCGCCGGGGCATAATTGCGTTGATGATCAAAACAATTTGTGGATGATACGATTCAACTCTATCGCTCCATTTTACTTTCTCGATTATCAAACCCAGAACGGTCAGTGGCAAACTCCGGTCCAGCCGCCTGTATCCTCAGTTCTTAACGAAATATGGGCCTTCAAAGCCTATGGAAACCAAAACGCTTTGCTTGTTGACGGCAACAGCGAAGTTTGGCATTTTAACGGCGTTTCATGGACAAGCAAAGGCGCCTGGAAAGATGGGGCTTATACTTACGCCGTTGATCTGGATGATAATGGAAACATTTGGACAACTGGAATTGGTGGCGCTGCCAAAAGGGATGTTTTAACCGGTCAATGGCAACGATACAGGATTACTAATTCCTCTCAGATTGATTACTGGGTTGAAGACATCAGCATTGATGCCGAAGGAAATGTATGGATGACCGGCAATGGGGGCCCGGGTGTGGGTGGGTTTCAAAAATTCGACGGAACAAGATGGATCGGATACAACGAACTCAATTACGGTTTAGGTTTCCCTTTTCCTTTTCCGACCGATAACACGGAAGTAATCTACTCACGACCTTCAAATGGTCACATCGTCGTCAACCCTATGTTTAATTACCTGCATGCCTGGAATGGGACCAATTACACTTCTCTCAATTATCCCAACGATCGCTCCGAAGGAGTGGTGGAAGATTCCCAGGGGCGATTGTGGAGCATTGGAGAATACTACAACCTCAAATACTTGTCTGGAAACTCCTGGATTGATGTACCCTTTTTAGGCTGGGGTGCAAACATCGGGGTAGACCCGACGAGACCCGGCACGATTTGGGCTTGTTCCGGTTATCAGGCTTTGCGGACTGATGGAACTTACAGTTTTTCAAAAGTGGTAGATGATTTTTCGGAACTTAACCCGCAAAGTGATTTTCTCAACACAGTAGTTCCGCTGCCCGATGGTTACGCATGGGTAGGAACAAACCAGGGGCTTGCAAAAGTGAATGCCAACAATGGCGCCTATCAATTTTACTCACCGTCCAATTCGCAAATCCCGGGGGAAAGCATTACTCCACTAGTTGTAACCCCAGATGGGCGATTATGGTTTGCCAACTTTGGCAGTACAACTACCTCAACTTATGGATTATGCTGGTACGATGGAACCAACTTCGGCATCATTCCCCAAACGCAAACAGGAGGATTGCCCCACGCCCAGATTTATGATATTGAAGTAAAACTTGTGGATGACGGTTATGAACTTTGGATCAGTTGTGCCAGCAGGGGAATTGCTGTGCTGTATGTGGTTACAACAACTGTCGGTGTGGAACTTGCTATTGCTGCAGTTGAACCGGAATTGTTCATCGAAAATTATCCAAACCCCTTTACCGATTTTACTTCAGTAAATTTCTCAATAGCTGAGCCCGGGCTTGTTCACCTTGCCATTTATGATATCAACGGGAAAATTATTCGTGATTTTGGCAGTCAACGATATGAGGCAGGTGCTTCTGCTGTTGTCTGGGATGGAATTGACAGTCGGGGACTTAAGGTAAAACCGGGAGTTTATGTTTGCAGGATGACCATGGGATATAAGACAAAATCAATCAGGATAATAGCAAACTAA
- a CDS encoding T9SS type A sorting domain-containing protein — translation MKKIFNALIILILFVNFTNAQQVTTEWVLNNFDGFPVGTMIGIDQNDKIVVTGHAGDHTKIITTKFDTNGNLIWERFYSIPDLGVNATWLSVDPSGNVIVTGFPRSYSSNPVQVGLLTLKYDTNGNLLWDKLISGTWAFTVRSIIDNSGNIFVTGRDWQYTATHDFVTIKYAPDGTELWFDTFDQNGGFHTPTGMDLDQSGNLVITGTGNSGGLITVMYNSEGERQWVREEPGAAGQGIKVDGSGGVFVTGSYYDVNTGTNNDIRLIKYDYSGNLLWQKFYDFGNAEYGRLLNIDSQSNIIITGFGAFPGEFFVGWLTAKFDLEGNLLWYNRFKLNSLWEEFPNFTLIGPQDEIYVTGNIGMVSGSTTYHGLETVRYDSDGSNPWVADVNLYAGVGKGLSLGSDMSLYAVGQFYYSVLKYSQALPTGIAESSLEVPEKFNLEQSYPNPFYQNTTISYQLPVSGLVTLKVYDVLGNELATLVNEEKPAGSHNVEFNASSYSGIARNLLSGTYFYSIETDNFREFKKMVLIK, via the coding sequence ATGAAGAAAATATTCAATGCCTTAATAATACTGATTCTTTTCGTTAATTTTACTAATGCTCAGCAGGTTACAACAGAATGGGTGTTAAATAACTTCGATGGTTTCCCGGTTGGAACTATGATAGGCATTGATCAGAATGATAAGATAGTTGTAACAGGGCATGCAGGTGATCATACAAAAATTATAACTACCAAATTCGACACAAACGGTAATTTGATTTGGGAAAGATTTTACTCGATACCAGACCTGGGTGTGAACGCCACCTGGCTTTCGGTAGACCCATCCGGAAATGTTATTGTGACAGGCTTCCCTCGCTCGTATAGCAGCAACCCAGTTCAGGTTGGCCTTCTTACCCTAAAGTATGACACTAACGGAAACTTACTTTGGGATAAATTGATTTCGGGAACCTGGGCATTTACAGTCCGTTCCATCATCGATAATTCAGGAAATATTTTTGTTACGGGTAGAGACTGGCAGTACACAGCAACCCACGATTTTGTTACTATCAAATATGCTCCTGACGGAACCGAGTTGTGGTTTGATACATTTGACCAAAATGGCGGATTTCATACTCCAACAGGTATGGACCTGGATCAATCCGGCAACCTTGTTATCACCGGGACTGGTAATAGCGGAGGATTGATTACCGTAATGTACAATAGTGAAGGTGAACGTCAATGGGTACGGGAGGAACCGGGAGCAGCCGGACAAGGCATTAAGGTTGATGGTAGCGGTGGAGTTTTCGTAACGGGCTCATATTATGATGTTAACACTGGAACGAACAATGATATCAGATTAATAAAATACGACTATTCTGGTAATCTGCTTTGGCAAAAGTTCTATGACTTTGGTAATGCCGAATATGGCAGACTGTTAAATATTGACTCACAATCAAATATAATCATCACCGGATTTGGTGCATTCCCGGGTGAGTTCTTCGTAGGTTGGCTCACTGCAAAGTTTGATCTGGAGGGTAATCTCCTTTGGTACAACAGATTTAAGCTAAATTCTCTATGGGAAGAATTCCCCAACTTCACTCTTATCGGACCACAGGACGAAATTTATGTTACCGGAAATATAGGAATGGTTTCCGGCTCAACTACTTATCATGGATTGGAAACTGTAAGGTATGATTCTGATGGAAGTAATCCATGGGTTGCTGACGTAAATCTATATGCGGGCGTTGGCAAGGGACTTTCACTGGGTAGTGATATGAGTTTGTATGCAGTTGGTCAGTTTTATTATTCGGTCTTAAAATATTCCCAGGCATTACCTACCGGGATTGCTGAATCATCACTTGAAGTTCCCGAAAAGTTTAACCTTGAGCAGAGTTATCCAAATCCTTTTTATCAAAACACAACGATCAGCTATCAATTGCCGGTGTCAGGCCTAGTTACACTGAAAGTTTACGATGTGCTTGGAAATGAGTTAGCAACACTTGTTAATGAAGAAAAACCAGCTGGTTCCCATAATGTTGAATTCAATGCGAGCAGTTATTCCGGTATAGCCCGCAATCTATTAAGCGGAACATACTTTTACTCAATAGAGACTGATAATTTCCGTGAATTTAAAAAAATGGTCTTAATAAAGTGA